The following are encoded in a window of Coleofasciculus sp. FACHB-1120 genomic DNA:
- a CDS encoding peptidoglycan-binding protein: METLAYLHLSANYENPNSEPHPFKLFPKMNRNPLPSSAWIRLLSVALALSVIGTAGQALALQRGNSGSQVATLQRNLKIAGFYNGPVTGYYGQLTRASVSNFQRAVGLNADGIAGSRTLAALENRGGGYDEPITGGGFGSSTLRRGSSGSSVTRLQNTLKALGYYNGPITGYYGRLTETSVSRFQQARGLFADGIVGQRTKAALAAD, translated from the coding sequence ATGGAAACTCTTGCATATCTTCATTTATCTGCCAACTACGAAAACCCTAACTCGGAACCTCACCCATTCAAACTGTTCCCAAAAATGAATCGGAACCCGCTTCCGAGTTCAGCTTGGATTCGGTTACTATCAGTTGCCCTTGCCTTATCCGTTATCGGTACAGCCGGTCAGGCATTGGCACTCCAGAGAGGGAATAGCGGTTCTCAAGTCGCCACGCTTCAGAGAAATCTGAAAATTGCAGGCTTCTATAACGGTCCGGTTACTGGATACTACGGTCAATTGACACGGGCATCCGTCAGCAATTTTCAGCGAGCGGTTGGGCTGAACGCTGATGGTATCGCTGGCTCTAGAACTCTAGCAGCGCTAGAAAATCGGGGTGGTGGTTATGATGAACCGATTACAGGGGGTGGTTTTGGCAGCAGCACCCTGCGACGTGGCAGTAGCGGTTCCTCCGTAACCAGGCTTCAAAATACGTTGAAAGCCTTGGGCTATTACAATGGGCCAATTACTGGATACTATGGTCGCTTGACCGAGACATCTGTCAGCAGATTTCAGCAAGCTAGAGGGCTATTCGCTGACGGAATTGTTGGGCAAAGAACCAAAGCAGCGCTTGCTGCTGACTAA
- the pyrR gene encoding bifunctional pyr operon transcriptional regulator/uracil phosphoribosyltransferase PyrR yields the protein MSPEVVEILSADEIRRTLNRIASQVVEKSRDLSELVLVGVYTRGAVLANLLARQIEALEQVQVPVGALDITFYRDDLDQIGIRTPAKTDIPFDLSGKTVVLVDDVIYRGRTARAALNAVNDYGRPAAIWLAVLVDRGQRELPIHPDFTGKKLPTSKEEQVKVYVQEIDGRDAVELLKV from the coding sequence ATGTCTCCCGAAGTTGTAGAAATTCTTTCCGCAGACGAAATCCGTCGAACCCTCAATCGTATTGCTTCCCAGGTGGTAGAGAAGTCACGAGACTTGTCTGAGTTAGTGCTAGTAGGGGTTTATACCAGAGGCGCTGTATTAGCCAATCTGTTGGCTCGTCAGATAGAAGCGCTCGAACAAGTGCAAGTGCCCGTAGGGGCGCTGGATATCACCTTCTATCGGGATGATTTAGATCAAATTGGCATTCGTACACCCGCCAAAACTGACATCCCCTTCGATCTCTCTGGCAAGACGGTAGTGTTGGTGGATGATGTCATTTATCGAGGGCGTACTGCTCGTGCTGCCCTGAATGCGGTGAATGATTATGGTAGACCGGCAGCAATTTGGTTAGCGGTTCTGGTGGATAGGGGGCAGCGGGAGTTACCCATTCACCCGGATTTCACTGGCAAGAAGTTGCCAACGTCCAAAGAAGAACAGGTGAAGGTTTACGTACAAGAGATAGATGGACGAGATGCTGTGGAATTATTAAAGGTTTAA